A genomic region of Pseudomonas sp. KU43P contains the following coding sequences:
- a CDS encoding NAD(P)-binding domain-containing protein translates to MTLRVAIIGAGPSGLAQLRAFQSAHAQGAPMPEIVCFEKQADWGGMWNYTWRTGLDQHGEPVHGSMYRYLWSNGPKECLEFADYSFDEHFGRPISSYPPREVLWDYIQGRVKKAGVRDYIRFNTVVKHVSFDESTRTFTVSAHDYGAGVGIEQVFDYVVVASGHFSTPHVPEFEGFERFTGRILHAHDFREAVEFKGQDLLIVGSSYSAEDIGSQCYKYGARSITTAYRTQPMGYKWPKGWEERPQLVRVENDLAFFADGSSKRVDSIILCTGYQHHFPFLPDEMTLKTNNRLWPAGLYRGVVWEQNPQLLYLGMQDLWYSFNLFDAQAWFARDYMLGRIKLPAKAAMQADSKHWREEEERLETTASMYEFQGRYIKHLIEQTDYPSFDIDAVNRIFLQWKQDKKHDIMGYRDRSYRSVITGTKAVPHHTRWMQAMDDSLQEYLRETDGMKGEVKALRR, encoded by the coding sequence ATGACTCTTCGTGTAGCTATCATCGGTGCCGGCCCGTCCGGCCTTGCACAACTGCGTGCGTTCCAGTCTGCCCATGCCCAGGGCGCACCCATGCCGGAAATCGTCTGCTTCGAAAAGCAGGCCGACTGGGGCGGTATGTGGAACTACACCTGGCGTACCGGCCTCGACCAGCATGGCGAGCCGGTGCATGGCAGCATGTACCGCTACCTGTGGTCCAACGGCCCCAAGGAGTGTCTGGAATTTGCCGACTACAGCTTCGATGAGCACTTCGGGCGGCCGATTTCCTCCTATCCGCCGCGCGAGGTGCTGTGGGACTACATTCAGGGCCGGGTTAAAAAGGCCGGGGTGCGCGACTACATCCGTTTCAACACCGTGGTCAAGCATGTCAGCTTCGATGAGAGCACGCGTACGTTCACCGTCAGCGCCCATGATTACGGTGCAGGGGTGGGTATCGAGCAGGTGTTCGATTACGTGGTGGTGGCCAGCGGGCACTTCTCCACGCCGCACGTGCCGGAGTTCGAAGGCTTCGAGCGTTTCACCGGGCGTATCCTGCATGCCCACGATTTTCGCGAGGCGGTGGAATTCAAAGGCCAGGACCTGCTCATCGTCGGTAGCAGCTACTCCGCCGAAGACATCGGTTCGCAATGCTACAAGTACGGCGCGCGCTCGATCACCACGGCCTACCGTACGCAGCCGATGGGCTACAAGTGGCCCAAGGGGTGGGAAGAGCGCCCGCAACTGGTGCGGGTCGAAAATGACCTGGCGTTCTTCGCCGACGGGTCCAGCAAGCGCGTGGATTCGATCATTCTGTGCACGGGCTACCAGCATCACTTCCCGTTCCTGCCCGATGAAATGACCCTCAAGACCAACAACCGCTTATGGCCGGCGGGGCTCTACCGGGGCGTGGTCTGGGAGCAGAACCCGCAGTTGCTCTACCTGGGCATGCAGGACCTGTGGTACAGCTTCAACCTGTTCGACGCCCAGGCATGGTTCGCCCGCGACTACATGCTCGGGCGCATCAAGCTGCCGGCCAAGGCGGCCATGCAAGCCGACAGCAAGCACTGGCGCGAGGAAGAGGAGCGCCTGGAAACCACGGCGTCCATGTATGAATTCCAAGGCCGTTACATCAAGCACCTGATCGAGCAGACGGATTACCCGAGCTTCGATATCGACGCGGTCAACCGCATCTTCCTTCAATGGAAGCAAGACAAGAAGCACGACATCATGGGGTATCGCGACAGATCGTACCGCTCGGTGATCACAGGCACCAAAGCGGTGCCTCACCATACCCGCTGGATGCAGGCGATGGATGATTCGCTGCAGGAGTACTTGCGTGAAACGGACGGCATGAAAGGGGAGGTGAAGGCCCTGCGTCGGTAG
- a CDS encoding NAD(P)/FAD-dependent oxidoreductase produces MKSNILIIGAGFAGVWSALSAARLLDQAQRNDLSISVLAPQPELHIRPRLYEANAHTLKAPVDELFEAVGVRFISGSAEAIDADARSVRYTDSNGQQQHIDYDRLILAAGSQVARPAVPGLAEHTFDVDQMASAIRLEQHLASLAALPDTPARNTVVVCGGGFTGIETATEMPERLRALLGDCKVRVLLVDRGASIGAALGEGIKPSIVAASEHAGVEWLTGSSVVAVDAGGVTLDNGDYIASKTVIWTVGVQASPLTAQVAGERDRLGRLKVDDHLKVVGQQHIYATGDTAWAAVDEIGNHALMTCQHAIPMGRHSGNNAMADLLGVQPVIYRQPKYVTCLDLGEWGAAYSEGWERELKLHGQEGKDLKRQINTVWIYPPAADRAVALAAADPHIAIV; encoded by the coding sequence ATGAAATCCAACATCCTGATCATCGGTGCCGGTTTCGCCGGCGTATGGAGCGCCCTCAGCGCTGCCCGCCTGCTCGACCAGGCCCAGCGCAACGACCTGAGCATCAGCGTGCTGGCACCGCAGCCGGAGCTGCACATTCGCCCGCGTCTCTACGAGGCCAACGCCCACACCTTGAAGGCCCCCGTGGATGAACTGTTCGAAGCCGTGGGCGTACGCTTCATCAGCGGCAGCGCCGAGGCCATCGACGCCGATGCACGCAGCGTGCGCTACACCGACAGCAACGGCCAGCAGCAACACATCGACTACGACCGCCTGATCCTCGCCGCCGGCAGCCAAGTCGCACGCCCGGCCGTCCCGGGCCTGGCCGAGCACACCTTCGATGTCGACCAGATGGCCTCGGCCATACGCCTTGAACAGCACCTGGCCAGCCTGGCCGCCCTGCCCGATACGCCGGCGCGCAACACCGTGGTGGTGTGTGGGGGTGGTTTCACCGGCATCGAGACCGCGACCGAGATGCCCGAACGCCTGCGCGCCCTGCTCGGTGACTGCAAGGTGCGTGTGCTGCTGGTCGACCGTGGCGCCAGCATTGGCGCGGCATTGGGCGAAGGGATCAAACCGTCGATCGTCGCTGCGTCCGAGCACGCTGGCGTGGAATGGCTGACCGGTTCCTCGGTGGTAGCCGTCGATGCCGGCGGCGTGACCCTCGACAACGGTGACTACATCGCCAGCAAGACGGTGATCTGGACCGTCGGTGTCCAGGCCAGCCCGCTGACCGCCCAGGTTGCCGGCGAACGTGACCGCCTCGGCCGTCTCAAGGTCGACGACCACCTCAAGGTGGTGGGCCAGCAGCACATCTACGCTACCGGCGATACCGCCTGGGCGGCCGTTGACGAGATCGGCAACCACGCCCTGATGACCTGCCAGCACGCCATTCCCATGGGCCGCCATAGTGGCAACAACGCCATGGCCGACTTGCTCGGCGTGCAGCCGGTGATCTATCGCCAGCCCAAGTACGTGACCTGCCTCGACCTCGGTGAATGGGGCGCGGCGTACAGCGAAGGCTGGGAGCGCGAGCTGAAGCTGCATGGGCAGGAAGGCAAAGACCTGAAACGCCAGATCAACACGGTCTGGATCTACCCGCCAGCTGCCGACCGCGCTGTGGCATTGGCAGCGGCAGACCCGCATATCGCCATCGTTTGA
- a CDS encoding methyl-accepting chemotaxis protein has product MQLRNMKIGIRAASVFALLGILVLSMGLLALYETRQMDKATDEIRVTWIPAVVALSEISSNLGRARAITLRAALDDDASERARNIELLKGIKTELDRGLKDYEDTIIAADDRALFDAFTTARQHYFNLQAEVLQDITNNRSAEARQQISGPLSQYADTMMKALTALIAYNGNGAEEASQRSSNVADQAFIAIIGSLLVIMLALATIATLLTRSIVIPLADAVAVAERVATGDLTQDIRVTGRDEPALLLRALSRMQASLRDTIRKIAASSDQLASASEELHTVTEDTSRGLHQQSAEIDQAATAVNQMTAAVEEVANNAVSTADASQGADRTTRDGRDQVNQALASLQHLVTDVTGTAAEIEQLASNANEISRVLDVIGAIAGQTNLLALNAAIEAARAGEAGRGFAVVADEVRALAHRTQQSTAEIEQMIAGIQNGTERAVTAMHSSQGRATGTLEVAEGAGQALEVIAEAIASINQRNLVIASASEQQAQVAREVDRNLVNIRDLAMQTSAGANQTSAAAQDLSRLAVDLNGMVAQFKV; this is encoded by the coding sequence ATGCAGTTACGGAATATGAAGATCGGCATTCGCGCTGCCAGCGTATTCGCCCTGTTGGGCATCCTGGTCCTGTCCATGGGCCTTCTCGCACTCTACGAAACCCGCCAGATGGACAAGGCCACGGACGAGATCCGTGTGACCTGGATCCCTGCCGTGGTCGCCCTCAGTGAAATCAGCAGCAACCTTGGCCGCGCTCGCGCGATCACTTTGCGTGCCGCACTGGATGACGACGCCAGTGAGCGGGCACGCAACATCGAACTGCTCAAAGGTATCAAGACCGAGCTCGACCGTGGCCTCAAGGACTACGAGGACACCATCATCGCTGCCGATGACCGTGCCCTGTTCGATGCCTTCACCACTGCCCGTCAGCACTACTTCAACCTGCAGGCCGAGGTGCTGCAGGACATCACCAACAACCGCTCGGCCGAGGCCAGGCAACAGATCAGCGGGCCGCTCTCCCAGTACGCCGATACCATGATGAAGGCCCTGACTGCGCTGATCGCGTACAACGGCAACGGTGCCGAAGAAGCCTCACAACGCAGCAGCAATGTAGCGGACCAGGCTTTCATCGCCATCATCGGTTCACTGTTGGTGATCATGCTCGCCCTGGCCACCATCGCCACCCTGCTCACCCGCAGCATCGTCATACCGCTGGCCGATGCGGTGGCCGTGGCCGAACGCGTGGCCACCGGCGACCTGACCCAGGACATCCGCGTCACCGGCCGCGACGAACCCGCCTTGCTGCTGCGGGCACTGAGCCGCATGCAGGCCAGCCTGCGTGACACCATTCGCAAGATCGCTGCCTCCTCCGACCAACTGGCCTCGGCCTCGGAAGAGCTGCATACCGTTACCGAGGACACCAGCCGCGGCCTGCACCAGCAAAGCGCGGAGATCGACCAGGCGGCCACCGCCGTCAACCAGATGACCGCTGCCGTGGAAGAGGTGGCGAACAACGCGGTGAGCACTGCCGATGCCTCCCAGGGTGCGGACCGCACGACGCGCGATGGGCGTGACCAGGTAAATCAGGCGCTGGCCTCGCTGCAGCACCTGGTGACGGATGTGACCGGCACTGCTGCCGAGATCGAACAGCTTGCCAGCAACGCCAACGAGATCAGCCGGGTGCTGGACGTGATCGGCGCGATTGCCGGGCAGACCAACCTGCTGGCCTTGAACGCCGCCATCGAAGCCGCGCGCGCCGGTGAGGCCGGCCGTGGTTTTGCCGTGGTGGCCGATGAGGTACGTGCCCTCGCCCATCGCACCCAGCAGTCGACGGCGGAGATCGAGCAGATGATCGCAGGGATCCAGAACGGCACCGAGCGTGCGGTGACAGCCATGCACAGCAGCCAGGGGCGGGCCACCGGCACGCTGGAAGTGGCTGAAGGGGCCGGGCAGGCGTTGGAGGTGATTGCCGAGGCGATCGCGTCGATCAACCAGCGCAACCTGGTGATCGCGAGTGCGTCGGAGCAGCAGGCGCAGGTGGCGAGGGAGGTGGATCGCAACCTGGTCAACATTCGCGACCTGGCGATGCAGACGTCGGCGGGGGCGAATCAGACCAGTGCGGCGGCGCAGGATCTGTCGCGCTTGGCAGTGGATCTGAATGGGATGGTGGCGCAGTTCAAGGTTTGA
- a CDS encoding purine-cytosine permease family protein: MSQPSSQHQFVENHTVDYVPPAERHGKARDLFTLWFSTNIAPLPIVTGAMVVQVFHLNLLWGLIAIVLGHLLGGVVIALASAQGPQLGIPQMVQSRGQFGRYGALLIVFFTALIYVGFFISNIVLAGKSIHGIAPSVPMPTAIVIGALSATAIGVIGYRFIHTLNRIGTWVMGSALLAGFIMMFTQALPGDFFSRGAFNLSGFVATVSLGTIWQISFSPYTSDYSRYLPKEVGIARPFWATYFGATLGTILCFSFGAVAVLCVPEGTDAMDAVKQATGWLGPILMVLFLLNIISHNALNLYGAVLSIVTAIQTFFAQWTPSIKVRVILASVILLACGMVALNASAGFIGQFIGLILALLLVLVPWASINLIDFYLIKKGQYDIASIFSADGGIYGRFNHHAIIAYACGILVQLPFANTSLYVGPYSNIVEGADLSWLFGLVVTVPLYYCLATRGKAAEKVVRAVSVSE, translated from the coding sequence ATGTCCCAACCGTCGTCGCAACACCAGTTTGTCGAGAATCACACGGTCGATTACGTTCCACCTGCCGAGCGCCATGGGAAGGCGCGCGACCTGTTCACCCTCTGGTTCAGTACCAACATCGCGCCTCTGCCCATCGTCACCGGCGCCATGGTGGTGCAGGTGTTCCACCTGAACCTGTTGTGGGGCCTGATCGCCATCGTGCTGGGTCATCTTCTGGGGGGGGTGGTCATCGCCCTGGCCTCTGCGCAGGGACCGCAGCTGGGCATTCCGCAGATGGTCCAGAGCCGCGGCCAGTTCGGCCGCTATGGTGCGCTGCTGATCGTGTTCTTCACCGCGCTGATCTATGTCGGCTTCTTCATCTCCAACATCGTGCTGGCGGGCAAGTCGATCCACGGCATTGCGCCCAGCGTGCCGATGCCCACGGCTATCGTCATCGGTGCCCTGAGCGCTACGGCCATTGGCGTGATCGGCTATCGCTTCATCCATACCCTGAACCGCATCGGCACCTGGGTAATGGGTTCGGCGCTGCTGGCAGGCTTCATCATGATGTTCACCCAGGCGCTGCCGGGTGATTTCTTCAGCCGCGGCGCGTTCAACCTGTCGGGCTTCGTTGCCACCGTGTCGCTGGGCACCATCTGGCAGATCAGCTTCTCGCCCTACACCTCCGACTACTCGCGATACCTGCCCAAGGAAGTGGGCATCGCCAGGCCATTCTGGGCGACCTATTTCGGCGCCACCCTGGGCACCATCCTGTGCTTCAGCTTCGGTGCGGTCGCCGTGCTGTGCGTGCCGGAAGGCACCGACGCGATGGACGCGGTCAAGCAGGCCACCGGCTGGCTGGGCCCGATCCTGATGGTGCTGTTCCTGCTCAATATCATCAGCCATAACGCCCTCAACCTGTATGGCGCGGTGCTGTCGATCGTCACCGCCATCCAGACCTTCTTTGCCCAGTGGACGCCCAGCATCAAGGTGCGGGTGATCCTGGCATCGGTGATTCTGCTGGCGTGCGGCATGGTGGCGCTGAATGCCTCGGCAGGCTTCATCGGGCAGTTCATCGGGCTGATTCTGGCACTGCTGCTGGTGCTGGTGCCGTGGGCTTCGATCAACCTGATCGATTTCTACCTGATCAAGAAGGGGCAGTACGACATTGCCTCGATCTTCAGCGCCGATGGCGGCATTTATGGGCGCTTCAATCACCACGCGATCATTGCCTATGCGTGCGGGATCCTGGTGCAGTTGCCGTTTGCCAATACGTCGCTGTATGTGGGGCCGTATTCGAACATTGTCGAAGGGGCTGACTTGTCGTGGCTGTTTGGCCTGGTGGTGACGGTGCCGCTGTATTACTGCCTGGCTACCCGGGGCAAGGCTGCCGAGAAGGTTGTGCGGGCGGTCAGCGTTAGCGAGTGA
- a CDS encoding flavin reductase family protein: MIDATVYKNVLGSFPSGVTVITTLDDDGSIVGLTASAFSSLSMDPPLVLFCPNYSSDSYPVLIRNKRFAIHLLSGGQQAEAYAFAKKGKDKAAGIEWTLSELGNPILAGATAVIECELWREYEGGDHAIMVGKVHNLIVPEQAPRPMVYCRGKMASLPAFA; this comes from the coding sequence ATGATCGACGCAACCGTCTACAAGAACGTCCTGGGCTCTTTCCCGTCCGGCGTCACCGTCATCACCACCCTGGACGACGACGGCTCGATCGTCGGCCTCACCGCCAGCGCTTTCTCCTCCCTGTCGATGGACCCGCCACTGGTGCTGTTCTGCCCCAACTACAGCTCCGACTCCTACCCGGTGCTGATCAGGAACAAGCGCTTTGCCATCCACCTGCTCTCCGGCGGGCAGCAGGCCGAAGCCTACGCCTTCGCGAAAAAGGGCAAGGACAAGGCCGCCGGCATCGAGTGGACCCTGAGCGAACTGGGCAACCCTATCCTGGCCGGCGCCACCGCGGTGATCGAATGCGAACTGTGGCGCGAATATGAAGGTGGCGACCACGCCATCATGGTCGGCAAAGTGCACAACCTGATCGTCCCCGAGCAGGCACCACGGCCGATGGTGTACTGCCGCGGTAAGATGGCCAGCCTGCCCGCCTTCGCCTGA